One window of the Zea mays cultivar B73 chromosome 3, Zm-B73-REFERENCE-NAM-5.0, whole genome shotgun sequence genome contains the following:
- the LOC100272653 gene encoding Probable pectin methylesterase CGR2-like isoform 2 (isoform 2 is encoded by transcript variant 2), protein MSRRSLNPSRRVADGGLPTVGGLFHPKSRSPPVLTIALVVLGVILLVAYFNSGSGVTVTSRESVTRSEGSCTSEVMRVLPYLKKAYGNAMQKVLHVGPDSCTVVSNLLKEGKVEAWGVEPYDLEDTDSTCKSLVRKGFVRMSDIKFPLPYRPDSFNLVVVSDALDYLTPRYLNKTLPDLARVSTDGLVIFAGNPGQQKAKVSELPKFGRPAKLRSSSWWTRYFVQTGLTENEGPLKKFEDATSKNKYKPGCQIFHLSSPR, encoded by the exons atGTCCAGACGGTCGTTGAACCCGAGCCGGCGGGTGGCGGACGGGGGTCTGCCGACAGTCGGAGGCCTGTTCCACCCCAAGTCACGCTCGCCTCCCGTGCTTACTATTGCCCTAGTCGTCCTG GGTGTCATTCTTCTCGTCGCCTACTTCAACAGCGGCTCAG GTGTAACTGTTACAAGCAGAGAGTCTGTGACCAGGTCTGAAG GTTCTTGCACATCAGAAGTTATGCGGGTGCTTCCATATCTTAAAAAGGCATATGGAAATGCCATGCAAAAGGTTCTCCATGTAGGCCCTGATAGTTGTACAGTAGTTTCTAATTTGTTGAAAGAAGGAAAGGTTGAAGCTTGGGGAGTGGAGCCTTATGATTTGGAAGATACTGACAGTACTTGCAAAAGCCTCGTGCGCAAGGGCTTTGTCCGTATGTCTGATATTAAGTTCCCCCTTCCGTACCGTCCAGATTCTTTTAATCTTGTTGTGGTGTCAGATGCTTTAGATTATCTGACCCCAAGGTATCTGAACAAAACACTTCCAGATTTAGCAAGGGTTTCCACAGATGGCCttgttatttttgctg GCAACCCAGGTCAGCAGAAAGCTAAGGTCTCAGAACTACCAAAATTTGGAAGACCG GCAAAGTTGCGGAGTTCTTCATGGTGGACACGGTACTTTGTCCAGACCGGCTTGACAGAGAACGAAGGGCCGCTGAAGAAATTCGAAGATGCTACATCCAAGAACAAATACAAACCAGGTTGTCAGATCTTCCACCTAAGTTCGCCAAGGTGA
- the LOC100272653 gene encoding Probable pectin methylesterase CGR2-like isoform 1 (isoform 1 is encoded by transcript variant 1) codes for MSRRSLNPSRRVADGGLPTVGGLFHPKSRSPPVLTIALVVLGVILLVAYFNSGSGRLKILGVTVTSRESVTRSEGSCTSEVMRVLPYLKKAYGNAMQKVLHVGPDSCTVVSNLLKEGKVEAWGVEPYDLEDTDSTCKSLVRKGFVRMSDIKFPLPYRPDSFNLVVVSDALDYLTPRYLNKTLPDLARVSTDGLVIFAGNPGQQKAKVSELPKFGRPAKLRSSSWWTRYFVQTGLTENEGPLKKFEDATSKNKYKPGCQIFHLSSPR; via the exons atGTCCAGACGGTCGTTGAACCCGAGCCGGCGGGTGGCGGACGGGGGTCTGCCGACAGTCGGAGGCCTGTTCCACCCCAAGTCACGCTCGCCTCCCGTGCTTACTATTGCCCTAGTCGTCCTG GGTGTCATTCTTCTCGTCGCCTACTTCAACAGCGGCTCAGGTCGGTTAAAGATTCTCG GTGTAACTGTTACAAGCAGAGAGTCTGTGACCAGGTCTGAAG GTTCTTGCACATCAGAAGTTATGCGGGTGCTTCCATATCTTAAAAAGGCATATGGAAATGCCATGCAAAAGGTTCTCCATGTAGGCCCTGATAGTTGTACAGTAGTTTCTAATTTGTTGAAAGAAGGAAAGGTTGAAGCTTGGGGAGTGGAGCCTTATGATTTGGAAGATACTGACAGTACTTGCAAAAGCCTCGTGCGCAAGGGCTTTGTCCGTATGTCTGATATTAAGTTCCCCCTTCCGTACCGTCCAGATTCTTTTAATCTTGTTGTGGTGTCAGATGCTTTAGATTATCTGACCCCAAGGTATCTGAACAAAACACTTCCAGATTTAGCAAGGGTTTCCACAGATGGCCttgttatttttgctg GCAACCCAGGTCAGCAGAAAGCTAAGGTCTCAGAACTACCAAAATTTGGAAGACCG GCAAAGTTGCGGAGTTCTTCATGGTGGACACGGTACTTTGTCCAGACCGGCTTGACAGAGAACGAAGGGCCGCTGAAGAAATTCGAAGATGCTACATCCAAGAACAAATACAAACCAGGTTGTCAGATCTTCCACCTAAGTTCGCCAAGGTGA